Proteins encoded within one genomic window of Bradyrhizobium sp. 186:
- a CDS encoding RMD1 family protein — protein MNMDQLSPGKPAVSEQTAAASMLSIRAVMLGDRINPSALEIGTLVSSTPVAFRIHAGLVVIFRYGVVVLIGLSPSEETALIETLISRVIGELSSYEEESAQAQLCNDQSAEVILPGGRICLREFSDDRLLLIADTLAKSTALERDERRVAAVFDVIEPFASELAERGRTPRGRKGILQLIGNALLVQQRVAGRVAIAEKPDALWEKPELERLYSRLKDEYELKERLEMLERKLSAISGTANALTDIIDTRRSLRLEWVIVVLIVMEVAIGCFQIITAAH, from the coding sequence GTGAACATGGATCAACTTTCGCCCGGTAAGCCTGCCGTCTCCGAACAGACGGCGGCCGCCTCGATGCTGAGCATTCGCGCAGTCATGCTGGGCGATCGCATCAACCCGTCGGCTCTCGAAATCGGAACGCTGGTGTCCTCGACGCCGGTCGCTTTCCGCATTCATGCGGGCCTTGTCGTGATCTTCCGCTATGGCGTTGTAGTGCTCATCGGGTTGTCGCCCTCGGAAGAAACCGCTCTGATCGAAACCCTGATATCGCGGGTCATCGGTGAACTCAGCTCCTATGAGGAGGAGAGCGCGCAGGCGCAGCTCTGCAACGACCAGAGCGCCGAGGTCATCCTGCCGGGCGGGCGGATTTGTCTCAGAGAATTTAGCGACGATCGGCTGCTGCTGATCGCCGATACGCTAGCCAAGAGCACGGCGCTAGAGCGAGATGAGCGCCGTGTCGCCGCGGTGTTCGACGTGATCGAACCCTTTGCAAGCGAACTAGCCGAGCGCGGCCGGACGCCGCGGGGCCGCAAGGGCATTCTCCAACTGATCGGCAATGCGCTCCTGGTCCAGCAGCGCGTCGCGGGCCGCGTCGCCATTGCCGAAAAGCCCGACGCACTCTGGGAGAAGCCGGAACTCGAGCGGCTCTATTCGCGTCTGAAAGACGAATACGAACTGAAGGAGCGTCTTGAGATGCTTGAGCGCAAGCTGTCGGCCATCTCCGGAACGGCTAACGCACTGACGGACATCATCGACACACGGCGCTCGCTGCGTCTTGAGTGGGTTATAGTCGTGCTGATCGTGATGGAAGTTGCGATCGGATGCTTTCAGATTATTACAGCAGCTCACTGA
- a CDS encoding energy-coupling factor ABC transporter permease, producing MHIEPGIVTGAKLVLRYATGIATGCVIAKLVVETIRERGALSFAMQAIAATGLVFTFFEILPHFAVGVSEVHFVLRSTLSLLFGAAPAAFGLALGLLLQGVLFVLTDLPQYGMNVATLLVPLFAIQALAKRLIPSKAAYRDLQYSNTIALSTAYQSGIVVSVAFWALYGAGFGAANLGNVASFAVSYALVALVEPVADLAVLALAKQIGRRECEGICRPPLLEGMLLLIATMAVMSPVLLKRCVRFPR from the coding sequence GTGCATATCGAACCGGGAATAGTAACAGGCGCCAAGCTCGTGTTGAGGTACGCGACAGGCATTGCGACGGGCTGCGTCATCGCCAAGCTTGTGGTCGAGACCATACGCGAGCGGGGCGCTCTGTCATTTGCTATGCAAGCCATCGCCGCGACGGGCCTTGTGTTCACGTTTTTCGAAATCCTGCCGCACTTTGCGGTTGGGGTCTCCGAAGTGCACTTCGTCCTGCGCTCGACGCTGTCACTGTTGTTCGGCGCGGCGCCGGCTGCCTTTGGTCTTGCGCTCGGCCTCTTGCTGCAAGGCGTCCTCTTTGTTCTGACCGACCTGCCGCAATATGGTATGAATGTCGCGACGCTTCTAGTGCCGCTGTTTGCGATCCAGGCGCTCGCCAAGCGCCTCATTCCATCCAAGGCCGCCTATCGCGATCTGCAGTACAGTAACACGATTGCGCTCTCGACTGCGTATCAATCTGGTATCGTTGTCTCGGTCGCGTTTTGGGCGCTTTATGGCGCGGGCTTCGGCGCCGCCAACCTCGGTAACGTCGCATCGTTCGCGGTTTCCTATGCACTTGTGGCCTTGGTCGAGCCGGTGGCTGATCTGGCTGTGCTGGCGCTCGCGAAACAAATTGGGCGGCGTGAGTGCGAGGGGATCTGTCGCCCACCGCTCCTAGAAGGCATGTTGCTTTTGATAGCAACGATGGCCGTCATGTCGCCCGTTTTGCTCAAGCGATGCGTACGCTTTCCCCGATAG
- a CDS encoding thermonuclease family protein: MYGLIVMLTMLALCSIVFAGELTGPAKVISTDTLEIHGTRVRLWGIDAPDKTQMCRDINVNPYRCGLRAASDLESFIAEREVSCLSVLEDECGRTMATCSADGIDLGEWLVRNGLVLDWAQYSRGRYQAAQRAADRAGLGLWAGSFAVPWLYRACIRLGGRPASCSDDANAHP, encoded by the coding sequence ATGTATGGATTGATCGTAATGTTGACCATGCTCGCACTGTGCAGCATCGTGTTTGCCGGCGAATTGACGGGGCCGGCAAAGGTCATCAGCACCGACACCCTTGAAATTCACGGGACACGCGTTCGGCTCTGGGGCATCGACGCGCCGGACAAGACTCAAATGTGCCGAGATATCAACGTCAATCCATATCGATGTGGCCTCAGGGCCGCGAGCGATCTTGAAAGCTTCATTGCAGAGCGCGAAGTCAGTTGTCTGTCAGTCCTGGAGGATGAGTGTGGACGGACGATGGCGACCTGTTCAGCTGATGGCATCGATCTCGGAGAATGGTTGGTGCGTAATGGTCTCGTGCTCGATTGGGCGCAATACTCCAGGGGACGATACCAAGCTGCGCAACGCGCGGCCGATCGTGCCGGGCTGGGCTTGTGGGCGGGCAGCTTTGCCGTACCTTGGCTATATCGAGCGTGCATTCGGTTAGGTGGTCGACCAGCCAGTTGTTCTGACGACGCGAATGCACATCCTTGA
- the sugE gene encoding quaternary ammonium compound efflux SMR transporter SugE, whose amino-acid sequence MAWSILLVAGLLEVAWAIGLKYTEGFTKPVPSVLTLAAMAGSVILLGLALKTLPIGTAYAVWTGIGAVGTAALGIILFGEPAAAFRLASIGLIVAGIVGLKLVS is encoded by the coding sequence ATGGCTTGGAGCATTTTGTTGGTCGCCGGCCTGCTGGAGGTCGCCTGGGCAATCGGCCTCAAATACACCGAGGGCTTTACCAAGCCCGTTCCGTCCGTGCTCACGCTCGCGGCCATGGCCGGCAGCGTGATCCTGCTCGGCCTTGCTCTAAAGACGCTGCCCATTGGAACTGCTTATGCGGTCTGGACCGGCATCGGTGCGGTCGGCACCGCAGCGCTCGGGATCATCCTGTTCGGAGAACCGGCCGCCGCGTTTCGCCTTGCCAGCATCGGACTGATCGTCGCCGGCATTGTCGGGCTGAAGCTCGTGTCCTGA
- a CDS encoding SPASM domain-containing protein, producing the protein MKHLSLQDFKRCLARVPAAVDISFSGYSEPWLNPACTEMVEHAYACGHGIRIFTTLVGMNGRDLRRLRALQFRVFLVHVFDDGTHMDSGLVRRNYIDLMRQLIDADISSLLFIVMGEVHPELVGIIPDEALVRSRPPRSRAGNGEKMVGARQPIVGALTCPDERQYRNVLLPNGDVTFCCMDFERRHVLGNLLRDRYKDLFEGAAFCKIADRMNGTDGFLLCRSCEFAEPITSEC; encoded by the coding sequence GTGAAGCATCTTTCTCTCCAAGATTTCAAGCGATGTCTGGCGCGCGTACCAGCAGCTGTCGACATCAGCTTTTCCGGATATTCGGAGCCTTGGCTCAATCCGGCTTGCACCGAAATGGTTGAGCATGCTTACGCGTGTGGCCATGGAATCCGGATTTTCACAACCCTGGTAGGAATGAACGGGCGGGATCTAAGACGCTTGCGTGCGCTGCAGTTCCGCGTTTTCCTGGTGCATGTTTTTGATGACGGCACGCACATGGATAGTGGTCTCGTCAGGCGCAACTATATCGATTTGATGCGCCAACTTATCGATGCCGATATTTCATCGTTGCTCTTCATAGTCATGGGCGAGGTGCATCCCGAACTTGTCGGCATAATTCCTGACGAAGCGCTGGTTCGCTCGCGTCCGCCGCGCAGCAGGGCTGGCAACGGCGAGAAGATGGTTGGAGCGCGGCAGCCAATCGTTGGAGCACTGACATGTCCTGACGAACGGCAATATCGTAATGTTCTTCTCCCAAACGGCGACGTTACTTTCTGCTGCATGGATTTTGAGCGACGACACGTGTTGGGCAACCTCCTCCGCGACAGGTACAAGGATCTCTTCGAAGGGGCAGCTTTTTGCAAGATTGCCGATCGCATGAACGGAACGGACGGATTTCTGCTTTGTCGATCGTGTGAATTCGCCGAACCAATAACGTCGGAATGCTGA
- a CDS encoding DUF6538 domain-containing protein — protein sequence MGLIKDRHGTYYAQRKVPERLQEALARVLNSEKPKQVFLKKSLGTKVLKEANVAATHVLADFNRTLASAEALLKQRPEVASITDAQIKLMAEHYYASLLAADEEERQEGTGSEPIFQSVAAQLAAAGLEFNTPFKVGDLPEAGLSDREVFKREHALAESLPDARSALSKGDITHVRSDAQELLEEFQLNLDSKSQSYRRLGMAVLTARVKALRDIARRNAGDPVETPPFTVGPVSAPASGGTLREALEGWKKERERPEDGVHEYTRAIDMFIEMHGDLPIAGIKRSHASQFRDALRQVPKTRSGPLLNAGLLELRQWGQEHPQAPKVSAGTVNKQLGAMQAIIGWGFRHGLVPDEVPETDPFKNLRVEGTRSTRDAFDPHGLQAVFDAALFTEHAIPEAGKGATAVWLPLLAVFMGARQNELASLRVSDIREDAETDTSLMWIAREAAAGKRVKSDAGERVVPLHPQIIQLGFLEYVAQRNTEEGENAWLFPAVAPDQRGGRKAWGEMVGPLPAVFYRGHEAPPYQKCHSAARHDVPCEPPCARKGRGMGRMVPDGGFRTRVTPAGSWLHGSLCAADNGGRPSTLVLPFVSTPKASLGNWRRSNP from the coding sequence ATGGGACTGATCAAGGACAGACACGGGACGTACTACGCTCAGCGGAAGGTGCCTGAACGCCTCCAAGAAGCCCTCGCGCGTGTCCTCAACTCCGAGAAACCCAAGCAGGTCTTCCTCAAGAAGTCCCTCGGCACCAAGGTGCTGAAGGAGGCGAACGTTGCTGCCACGCACGTCTTGGCGGACTTCAATCGGACGCTGGCCAGTGCTGAGGCGCTGCTCAAACAACGTCCCGAAGTAGCGTCCATCACTGATGCACAGATCAAGCTAATGGCCGAACATTACTATGCCTCGCTCTTGGCCGCTGACGAGGAGGAGCGGCAGGAAGGGACAGGCTCGGAGCCGATCTTTCAGAGTGTTGCGGCTCAGCTTGCTGCTGCTGGCCTAGAGTTCAACACACCGTTCAAAGTCGGTGACCTGCCTGAAGCGGGCTTGTCCGACCGTGAGGTGTTCAAGCGCGAGCACGCGTTAGCCGAGAGCCTGCCTGATGCTAGGTCAGCGCTCTCCAAAGGCGACATCACCCATGTGCGTTCGGACGCACAGGAATTGCTGGAAGAGTTTCAGCTGAACTTGGACAGCAAGAGCCAGTCGTACAGGCGGCTGGGAATGGCCGTGCTCACAGCTCGCGTGAAGGCGCTCAGGGACATCGCGCGGCGGAACGCGGGCGATCCAGTGGAGACACCCCCGTTTACAGTAGGCCCTGTGAGCGCCCCAGCATCGGGAGGTACGCTCCGGGAGGCCTTGGAGGGTTGGAAGAAGGAGCGCGAGCGTCCCGAGGACGGCGTTCACGAGTACACCCGTGCCATCGACATGTTCATAGAGATGCACGGTGACCTGCCCATCGCGGGCATCAAGCGCTCGCATGCCAGTCAATTCCGTGATGCTCTACGGCAGGTGCCCAAGACACGCAGTGGGCCGCTGCTAAACGCAGGATTGCTGGAGCTGCGCCAGTGGGGCCAAGAGCACCCCCAAGCTCCGAAAGTCTCCGCAGGGACCGTCAACAAGCAGCTCGGCGCCATGCAGGCCATCATTGGCTGGGGCTTCCGGCACGGATTGGTGCCTGATGAGGTGCCTGAGACCGACCCGTTCAAGAACCTGCGAGTTGAGGGTACGAGATCAACGCGTGACGCTTTCGATCCTCACGGGCTACAGGCCGTGTTCGATGCGGCGCTCTTCACCGAGCACGCAATTCCAGAAGCAGGGAAGGGCGCAACTGCGGTATGGCTTCCGCTACTCGCGGTGTTCATGGGCGCACGACAGAATGAGCTCGCCTCGCTACGTGTGTCCGACATCAGGGAAGACGCCGAAACGGATACGTCGCTTATGTGGATCGCGCGCGAGGCCGCCGCAGGCAAGCGCGTTAAGAGTGATGCTGGGGAGCGCGTCGTCCCACTGCACCCGCAGATTATCCAACTCGGCTTTCTCGAATATGTCGCTCAGCGCAATACGGAGGAAGGCGAGAACGCGTGGCTATTTCCCGCTGTTGCGCCTGATCAACGCGGCGGGCGCAAGGCTTGGGGCGAAATGGTGGGGCCGTTACCGGCAGTTTTTTACCGTGGGCATGAAGCTCCGCCATACCAGAAATGCCATTCTGCTGCACGGCACGATGTGCCTTGTGAGCCGCCATGCGCTCGAAAGGGTCGGGGGATGGGCAGAATGGTGCCTGACGGAGGATTCAGAACTCGGGTTACGCCTGCTGGCTCGTGGTTACACGGGTCTTTATGTGCCGCGGACAATGGCGGGCGGCCTTCTACCCTTGTCCTACCGTTCGTATCGACGCCAAAGGCGTCGCTGGGTAATTGGCGGCGTTCAAACCCTTAG
- a CDS encoding anti-phage dCTP deaminase encodes MSEELVIALVGPVGSGVSTSAVFIEKILTHHFGYEVAPVIKLSNFIRNEAHRVSSGEVPAPLSQYITHMQNAGNKLREKFGSNYLAEKAVESIAKYRQGKNGYAANGTMLPGRRAYIIDSIKNLEELELLRQIYRETLCVIGVFAPDEMRKQRLLNDGAVDSEVRAVISRDAGEIATFGQNTRKIFTQADFFICNDKKPDELERRLHRYMEIVFDTNIHTPTRHESAMYEATAAMAGSACMSRQVGAAIISSSGELISVGWNDVPKFKGGIYTEDDQFRWDPEKESIQDGDHRCFKWGMKICHNDMRRSGISESIAKVIASSGLLKEDATEAQVRELLRGNEVDDLTEFSRAVHAEMEAILAVAREGRHSLVGATLFTTTYPCHNCARHIVAAGISSVVYIEPYRKSLAIALHNDAISEDPEDKKRVVFRQYDGIAPQHYLTLFKKKSDRKIGGKFARQSPKLAVPLFRVPLDGPVEYESKVIADLEAKEDTAH; translated from the coding sequence ATGTCCGAGGAGCTAGTAATAGCGCTGGTTGGCCCGGTCGGTTCGGGGGTCTCTACCTCCGCGGTATTCATCGAAAAGATTCTGACCCATCATTTTGGGTACGAAGTTGCGCCCGTCATTAAGTTGAGCAACTTTATCCGAAACGAAGCTCACCGAGTGTCTAGCGGCGAAGTTCCTGCCCCGCTGAGTCAGTACATTACACATATGCAGAACGCCGGAAATAAACTTCGCGAAAAATTCGGTAGCAATTATCTAGCCGAGAAGGCCGTCGAGAGCATTGCCAAATATCGCCAAGGGAAAAACGGATACGCAGCAAACGGGACGATGCTGCCTGGACGAAGGGCTTACATAATTGATTCGATAAAGAACCTAGAAGAGCTAGAGTTACTTCGCCAAATCTACCGTGAGACGTTGTGTGTTATTGGCGTATTTGCGCCAGACGAAATGCGCAAACAGCGGCTGTTGAACGATGGGGCCGTGGACAGCGAAGTGCGCGCTGTCATTAGTCGAGATGCTGGCGAAATTGCTACTTTTGGCCAGAATACGCGAAAGATTTTCACTCAAGCGGATTTTTTTATATGTAACGATAAGAAACCTGATGAACTCGAAAGAAGACTCCACCGGTATATGGAAATTGTGTTTGACACCAATATTCATACTCCCACTCGACACGAATCGGCAATGTACGAAGCGACCGCAGCGATGGCGGGCTCGGCCTGTATGTCTCGGCAAGTTGGAGCAGCAATAATCTCATCTTCCGGGGAATTGATTTCGGTGGGATGGAATGACGTACCAAAATTTAAGGGCGGCATATACACGGAGGATGATCAGTTTCGATGGGACCCCGAAAAAGAAAGCATCCAAGACGGCGACCATCGCTGCTTTAAGTGGGGTATGAAAATTTGTCACAACGATATGCGCCGCTCCGGAATCTCGGAGAGTATAGCGAAAGTGATCGCCTCATCCGGCTTACTCAAAGAGGATGCGACGGAGGCCCAAGTTCGTGAACTACTCAGAGGAAATGAGGTTGATGATCTGACCGAATTTTCGCGTGCTGTCCACGCGGAAATGGAAGCGATATTGGCAGTTGCGCGTGAAGGAAGGCATTCTCTCGTCGGAGCAACGTTGTTTACAACAACGTATCCCTGCCACAATTGCGCGCGGCACATAGTTGCCGCAGGCATTTCGTCCGTAGTTTATATCGAACCCTACAGAAAAAGCTTAGCGATAGCTCTGCATAACGATGCCATAAGCGAAGACCCCGAGGATAAGAAGCGGGTCGTATTTAGGCAGTATGACGGCATAGCCCCGCAGCACTATTTGACCTTATTTAAGAAGAAGTCGGACCGGAAGATCGGGGGCAAATTCGCTCGACAATCACCAAAACTGGCTGTTCCCCTTTTTCGGGTGCCATTAGACGGGCCTGTTGAGTACGAATCGAAAGTGATTGCAGACCTGGAAGCAAAAGAAGATACTGCCCATTAA
- a CDS encoding IS66 family transposase (programmed frameshift): MSALAALQAERAARLRAEAVAASTRAELSDNEALIAHLELRIEKLKRELYGQRSERTARLLEQLELELEELVTTASEDELAAQAAAAKTQSVPPFMRKRPVRKPWPDDIERERVVIEAPTTCACCGGSRLAKIGEDVTKTLEEIPRRFKLIETVREKFTCRDCEKISQPPAPFHATPRGFIGPQLLATILFDKFGMHIPLNRQSARFKCEGIDLPLSTLADQVGHGTFAVMPLFHLIERHVLAAERLHGDDTTIRILAKGKCTTGRIWTYVRDDRPFAGPAPPAAVYYASSDRRGEHPQKHLAAFAGILQADCYNGFEPLFAPRKKVLPITPAFCFAHARRGFFELADIEKNAREDKKGKPVSPIALEAVRRLDALFEIERAINGRGADERRAVRQDKGKPLLEDMHAWLLRERETLSRSSEVLKPINYMLRRWDDFARFLDDGRICLTNNCAERALRGIALGRRNWTFAGSQRGADRAAIMLTMITTCRLNDVDPKAWLADVLARIADLPASHLHELLPWEWKRLRQPDKPADQQAA; this comes from the exons GTGAGTGCCCTGGCGGCGCTGCAGGCCGAGCGTGCGGCGCGGCTGCGAGCCGAGGCGGTGGCTGCCAGTACGCGGGCGGAGCTGTCGGACAACGAGGCGCTGATCGCGCATCTTGAGCTGCGGATCGAGAAGCTCAAACGCGAACTGTACGGGCAGCGCTCCGAGCGCACGGCACGGCTGCTCGAGCAGCTGGAGTTGGAGCTCGAAGAACTCGTCACCACGGCGAGCGAGGATGAGCTTGCCGCGCAGGCCGCGGCGGCGAAGACGCAGAGCGTCC CGCCCTTCATGCGCAAGCGGCCGGTGCGCAAGCCATGGCCGGATGACATCGAACGCGAGCGCGTCGTCATTGAGGCTCCAACGACCTGCGCCTGCTGCGGTGGATCGCGGCTGGCGAAGATCGGTGAGGATGTGACCAAGACGCTGGAGGAGATCCCGCGCCGCTTCAAGCTGATCGAGACGGTACGCGAGAAGTTCACCTGCCGCGATTGCGAGAAGATCAGCCAGCCGCCCGCGCCGTTCCATGCCACGCCGCGCGGCTTCATCGGCCCACAATTGCTGGCGACGATCCTGTTCGACAAGTTCGGCATGCATATCCCGCTCAACCGCCAGAGTGCGCGCTTCAAGTGCGAGGGGATCGACCTGCCGTTGTCGACGCTGGCCGACCAGGTCGGCCACGGGACCTTCGCCGTCATGCCGCTCTTCCACTTGATCGAACGCCATGTGCTCGCGGCCGAGCGCCTGCATGGCGACGACACCACCATCCGTATCCTGGCGAAGGGCAAGTGCACGACCGGGCGGATCTGGACCTATGTGCGGGATGACCGGCCCTTCGCCGGGCCTGCGCCGCCGGCGGCGGTCTATTACGCCTCGAGCGACCGACGAGGCGAGCATCCCCAGAAGCATCTGGCCGCCTTCGCCGGTATCCTGCAAGCCGATTGCTACAACGGCTTCGAGCCGCTGTTCGCCCCGCGGAAGAAGGTGCTGCCGATTACGCCGGCGTTTTGCTTTGCCCATGCGCGGCGGGGCTTCTTCGAGCTGGCTGACATCGAGAAAAATGCTCGGGAAGATAAGAAGGGCAAACCGGTCTCTCCGATCGCGCTGGAGGCGGTCAGACGCCTCGATGCGTTGTTCGAGATCGAGCGCGCCATCAACGGCCGCGGCGCCGACGAGCGGCGCGCCGTGCGCCAGGACAAGGGCAAGCCGCTTCTCGAGGATATGCACGCCTGGTTGCTGCGTGAGCGCGAAACCCTCTCGCGCTCCTCCGAGGTCCTGAAGCCGATCAACTACATGCTCAGGCGCTGGGACGACTTCGCCCGCTTCCTCGACGATGGCAGGATCTGCTTGACCAACAATTGTGCTGAGCGCGCATTGAGAGGCATCGCCTTGGGAAGGCGCAACTGGACCTTCGCCGGCAGCCAGCGTGGCGCCGACCGTGCCGCCATCATGCTGACGATGATCACGACCTGTCGCCTCAACGACGTCGATCCCAAGGCCTGGCTCGCCGACGTCCTCGCCCGTATCGCCGATCTTCCCGCATCGCATCTGCACGAACTGCTGCCCTGGGAATGGAAACGTCTGCGCCAACCCGACAAGCCCGCCGATCAGCAGGCTGCCTGA
- the tnpB gene encoding IS66 family insertion sequence element accessory protein TnpB (TnpB, as the term is used for proteins encoded by IS66 family insertion elements, is considered an accessory protein, since TnpC, encoded by a neighboring gene, is a DDE family transposase.) codes for MIPIPTGVRVWLATGHTDMRCGFPSLALRVQEVLKRDAMGGGLFCFRGKRGDLLKVIWHDGQGACLFTKRLERGRFIWPSVAGESVTSATLKKPSVRRGSDSHFYGLNLLLDLIQWLHDIEAGRSSIGPCECPGGAAGRACGAAASRGGGCQYAGGAVGQRGADRAS; via the coding sequence GTGATCCCGATCCCGACGGGCGTGCGAGTGTGGCTGGCGACGGGCCATACCGACATGCGGTGTGGCTTTCCGAGCCTGGCTCTGCGCGTGCAGGAAGTGCTCAAGCGCGACGCCATGGGCGGCGGTCTTTTCTGCTTCAGGGGCAAACGCGGCGATCTTTTGAAGGTCATTTGGCACGATGGCCAGGGAGCATGCCTGTTTACCAAAAGACTCGAGAGAGGAAGGTTTATCTGGCCATCGGTTGCCGGTGAATCGGTAACGAGCGCAACCCTCAAGAAACCCAGCGTCCGACGCGGGTCGGATAGCCACTTTTACGGTTTGAATCTGCTGCTTGATCTGATTCAATGGCTTCATGATATCGAAGCCGGACGATCTTCCATCGGACCTTGTGAGTGCCCTGGCGGCGCTGCAGGCCGAGCGTGCGGCGCGGCTGCGAGCCGAGGCGGTGGCTGCCAGTACGCGGGCGGAGCTGTCGGACAACGAGGCGCTGATCGCGCATCTTGA
- a CDS encoding transposase: MDILTDSRQVRRLEIVETGRRRRWSAAEKLRIVEESFSGPRLVSATARHHGLSKQLLFSWRKAYREGQLGGCQVGGFVPARIVSEVQSTTEHAAPAATGTLEVVTANGRRVIVDRNVDVAVLLRIMRGLETLR, from the coding sequence ATGGATATCCTTACTGATAGTCGCCAAGTGCGTCGCCTTGAAATTGTGGAGACTGGTCGGCGTCGGCGCTGGTCGGCTGCCGAGAAGCTGCGGATTGTCGAGGAAAGTTTTTCGGGTCCGCGGCTGGTGTCGGCGACAGCACGGCATCATGGGCTTTCGAAACAGCTTCTGTTTTCGTGGCGCAAGGCCTATCGCGAAGGACAGCTTGGCGGCTGTCAGGTAGGTGGATTTGTGCCGGCCCGGATTGTGTCGGAGGTCCAGTCGACGACGGAGCATGCGGCACCGGCGGCGACTGGCACTCTGGAGGTCGTGACCGCGAATGGCCGACGCGTGATCGTGGATCGCAACGTCGATGTCGCGGTTTTGCTACGGATCATGCGAGGGCTGGAGACACTACGGTGA
- a CDS encoding dienelactone hydrolase family protein has translation MRILFIAFIFLFSTAALADTKPVEVKITWKGDYAHNSAKHWTKDNPYDSGFSKNFKNGTPQEFGDVQKDGELNAFVYSPKDAKGPVPFVVVMHGCDGMTTTEKEWTARVADALNKGGFGALVLDSFTTRYVNESCGVSDLHWGRRRADDAFSGFDYLIDKKLAKVNEVYIMGYSNGGTTALVSMTTQESDHPHHFAAAFAVAPGCSPSLQHSALYTGPIKIFMGDKDDANNPEWCRELTKRKRSVPVQMIEYQGANHGFVLDVPSHVGDHGWALTYNPVAEKDMMQTVLSAIKTKKFIKGIETR, from the coding sequence ATGCGCATTCTGTTTATCGCATTCATTTTTCTGTTCTCCACGGCGGCGCTGGCGGACACCAAGCCGGTCGAAGTCAAGATCACGTGGAAGGGCGACTACGCTCACAACTCTGCAAAGCACTGGACGAAGGACAATCCCTACGACAGCGGCTTCAGCAAGAACTTCAAGAACGGCACGCCGCAGGAGTTCGGCGACGTGCAGAAGGACGGCGAGTTGAACGCTTTCGTCTACTCGCCCAAGGATGCGAAGGGCCCGGTGCCGTTCGTGGTCGTCATGCATGGTTGTGATGGCATGACCACGACGGAGAAAGAGTGGACGGCTCGCGTTGCCGACGCGCTCAACAAGGGCGGCTTCGGCGCGCTAGTGCTCGACAGCTTCACTACCCGCTATGTAAATGAAAGTTGCGGCGTGTCGGACCTGCACTGGGGCAGGCGTCGCGCTGACGATGCCTTCTCAGGGTTCGACTACCTCATCGATAAGAAGCTGGCAAAAGTCAACGAAGTCTACATCATGGGCTACAGTAACGGGGGCACCACGGCACTGGTGTCGATGACGACACAAGAGTCTGATCATCCGCACCATTTTGCGGCGGCATTCGCAGTTGCTCCAGGCTGTAGTCCGTCTTTGCAGCATTCCGCCCTTTATACCGGCCCGATTAAGATTTTTATGGGCGATAAGGACGATGCAAATAATCCGGAGTGGTGTCGAGAACTGACAAAAAGGAAACGGTCAGTTCCGGTGCAGATGATCGAATACCAAGGTGCCAACCACGGGTTCGTGCTCGACGTACCGTCCCATGTTGGCGATCATGGTTGGGCTCTGACCTACAATCCAGTGGCGGAGAAGGACATGATGCAGACGGTTCTCTCCGCAATCAAGACGAAGAAATTCATCAAGGGAATCGAGACCAGATGA